The following are encoded in a window of Mycolicibacterium tusciae JS617 genomic DNA:
- the ygiD gene encoding 4,5-DOPA dioxygenase extradiol, with translation MPAAFIGHGSPMNALEHNRFTTAWRDFGRSVRRPRAVLAVSAHWYINATAVTTMTRPRTIHDFYGFPEELFAVDYPAPGLPELAEEIADTVHPTWIGADVDSWGIDHGTWSVLTHAFPDASIPVVQLSINADRPLDYHLDLGARLAPLRAQDILILGSGNIVHNLASMKWDLGDTGFDWARRFDDAARDQMLHGPDCFGRLVDHSDFDAAVPTPDHFLPSAYFAGLAAAASQTADVLVDGYTYGSLSMMSYTLGASVPPGPADGAHRVPASVQPSTSPADSNI, from the coding sequence ATGCCTGCAGCGTTCATCGGGCACGGCAGCCCGATGAACGCCCTCGAACACAACCGCTTCACGACGGCCTGGCGGGACTTCGGCCGTAGCGTTCGGCGCCCGCGCGCCGTCCTCGCCGTCAGCGCGCACTGGTACATCAACGCGACAGCCGTCACGACGATGACGAGACCTCGGACGATTCACGATTTTTACGGCTTTCCGGAGGAACTCTTCGCCGTGGACTACCCGGCACCGGGGCTGCCGGAACTCGCCGAAGAAATCGCCGACACCGTTCACCCGACCTGGATCGGTGCGGATGTCGACAGTTGGGGCATCGACCACGGCACATGGTCGGTGCTCACGCATGCCTTCCCGGACGCCTCCATCCCTGTGGTCCAGCTGTCGATCAACGCAGACCGGCCACTGGACTACCACTTGGACCTCGGTGCCCGCCTGGCGCCGCTTCGAGCGCAGGACATCCTGATCCTCGGAAGCGGCAACATCGTTCACAACCTCGCGAGCATGAAATGGGATTTGGGGGACACGGGCTTCGACTGGGCGCGGCGGTTCGATGACGCCGCACGGGACCAGATGCTGCACGGACCGGACTGCTTCGGTCGACTCGTCGACCATTCCGACTTCGACGCCGCGGTGCCCACACCCGACCATTTCCTGCCGTCGGCGTACTTCGCCGGGTTGGCGGCGGCGGCGAGCCAAACCGCAGACGTCCTTGTCGACGGATACACGTACGGGTCGCTGTCGATGATGTCCTACACGCTGGGTGCATCGGTGCCGCCCGGACCCGCGGACGGCGCGCACCGTGTGCCGGCGTCGGTGCAGCCAAGCACGTCGCCGGCCGATTCCAATATTTGA
- a CDS encoding acyl-CoA dehydrogenase family protein — MTTPALPTPDELRAEVRDWLRDNWTPLPKSTDPWASSPERIAWLEKVLDAGYAVPTYPADWFGRGYPNKLANVIGQEFAAIKAPGSRQDKYNIPANTVLALGTGKLKDDLLRGFLVERSRTCLLYSEPGAGSDLASVRTTAVKQGDQWVVNGQKVWTSGAQTADYALLLARTDWDVPKHKGLSLFIMPMKQPGIDVRPLVQITGESHFNEVFISDATVPDDYLLGGEGNGWRALQTALAYERSIMGDTGRGSRNRKADSLIELARENGVLDDPAVRYPLAAVLAMRELNKLNNARAKAATAQGTSSSIMSLGKLAMSKILHTEAAMKTQIIGAQALLAGPDNPEADDVNFLTLNAFFTSIGGGTDQIQRNIIGERVLGLPKEPEADRDIPFRQARRS; from the coding sequence ATGACGACCCCGGCCCTGCCCACCCCCGACGAACTGCGCGCCGAGGTCCGAGACTGGTTGCGCGACAACTGGACTCCCCTGCCCAAATCAACCGATCCCTGGGCGTCGTCCCCGGAGCGCATCGCGTGGCTGGAGAAGGTCCTCGACGCCGGCTACGCGGTGCCGACCTATCCCGCCGACTGGTTCGGCCGTGGATACCCGAACAAGCTGGCCAACGTCATCGGGCAGGAGTTCGCGGCGATCAAGGCGCCGGGTTCGCGTCAGGACAAATACAACATCCCGGCCAACACCGTGCTCGCGCTCGGCACCGGAAAGCTCAAGGACGATCTGCTGCGCGGCTTTCTCGTCGAGCGGTCCCGCACCTGCCTGCTCTACAGCGAGCCGGGCGCCGGCTCCGACCTAGCCAGCGTGCGCACCACAGCGGTGAAGCAGGGCGATCAGTGGGTGGTCAACGGGCAGAAAGTGTGGACGTCGGGCGCACAGACCGCCGACTACGCGCTGCTGCTCGCCCGCACCGACTGGGACGTGCCGAAACACAAGGGGCTGAGCCTGTTCATCATGCCGATGAAGCAGCCGGGCATCGACGTGCGGCCGCTGGTGCAGATCACCGGCGAATCCCACTTCAACGAGGTGTTCATCAGCGACGCCACGGTGCCCGACGACTACCTGCTCGGTGGCGAGGGCAACGGCTGGCGGGCATTGCAGACGGCACTGGCCTACGAGCGCTCCATCATGGGTGACACCGGGCGCGGCTCACGAAACCGCAAGGCCGACAGCCTGATCGAACTGGCCCGCGAAAACGGCGTGCTCGACGATCCGGCCGTCCGCTATCCCCTGGCCGCGGTGCTGGCCATGCGCGAACTCAACAAGCTCAACAACGCCCGCGCCAAAGCCGCTACCGCACAGGGCACGTCGAGTTCGATCATGTCCCTCGGCAAGCTCGCAATGTCGAAGATCCTGCACACCGAGGCGGCGATGAAAACACAGATCATCGGCGCCCAGGCACTGTTGGCCGGACCCGACAATCCGGAAGCCGACGACGTCAACTTCCTCACGCTGAATGCGTTCTTCACCTCGATCGGCGGTGGCACCGACCAGATCCAGCGCAACATCATCGGGGAACGCGTGCTCGGCCTGCCGAAGGAACCCGAAGCCGACCGCGATATCCCGTTCCGGCAGGCTCGCCGGAGCTGA
- a CDS encoding TetR/AcrR family transcriptional regulator has translation MDKTQARPVRADATRNIGAVIEAAKAVFAESGVDAPVRQIATRAGVGVGTLYRHFPQRADLIVAVFEHEIDACAAAAPELAERHEPGDALTEWIRRYTELLGTKRGLAAALHSGDPAFDALPTYFEGRLTPALQVLLQSAIAAGEVRADVDAVDLLHAVAHLCASPDADRAARMVDLLIGGLRPE, from the coding sequence GTGGACAAGACGCAGGCACGCCCGGTGCGAGCGGATGCGACACGCAACATCGGCGCGGTCATCGAGGCGGCCAAGGCGGTGTTCGCGGAGTCTGGTGTCGATGCGCCAGTGCGTCAGATCGCGACCCGCGCGGGCGTCGGCGTCGGCACGTTGTACCGGCACTTCCCCCAGCGTGCCGACCTGATAGTCGCCGTCTTCGAGCACGAGATCGATGCGTGCGCCGCGGCGGCACCCGAGTTGGCCGAGCGCCACGAGCCCGGGGATGCGCTCACCGAGTGGATTCGTCGCTACACCGAGCTGCTCGGCACCAAGCGCGGACTCGCCGCGGCACTGCACTCCGGTGACCCGGCTTTCGACGCACTGCCGACCTACTTCGAGGGACGCCTGACACCGGCGCTGCAGGTGTTGCTGCAATCCGCGATAGCCGCGGGCGAGGTGCGCGCGGACGTCGACGCCGTCGACCTCCTCCATGCCGTCGCCCACCTGTGCGCGTCCCCAGACGCCGACCGGGCCGCCCGCATGGTGGACCTCCTCATCGGCGGGCTGCGTCCCGAATGA
- a CDS encoding LysR family transcriptional regulator produces the protein MDIDFTRLRYFVAVADELHFKRAADKLMITPPPLSKQIKLLEKELGGPLFERGYHDVRLTALGRRLLGPAREILRQVDDFKATAAQEVEGNTPLRVSATAYAPSDLIAAVEAVLAKLPGPNEFSVPGSAAEVTAKLIAGHAELGLIHLPASDKRLRYKVVAQYQGAIAVRFDDPLAAKDMVAIEELRDRDVVIDVARPNPVVLAGLTRNLNRKGIHRIVRTTNQRGGEVEMATQVFNRHLVAVVSYAPDSFIGKMFSPPEFKLIPVDESTWAPVQIALAWVPERLGDRTGEIESAADRIADGLGPVRRGA, from the coding sequence ATGGACATCGACTTCACCAGGCTCAGGTACTTCGTGGCTGTCGCAGACGAGCTGCACTTCAAGCGAGCCGCGGACAAGTTGATGATCACACCGCCCCCGCTCAGCAAGCAGATCAAGCTGCTGGAGAAGGAACTCGGCGGACCGTTGTTCGAGCGCGGCTACCACGATGTGCGGTTGACGGCGCTCGGCCGACGACTGCTCGGTCCGGCGCGCGAGATTCTGCGACAGGTAGACGACTTCAAAGCCACAGCCGCGCAAGAAGTCGAGGGGAACACCCCGCTCCGGGTGAGCGCCACCGCCTATGCCCCTTCGGATCTGATCGCTGCGGTGGAGGCCGTGCTCGCGAAACTGCCGGGCCCCAACGAGTTCAGCGTCCCGGGGTCGGCGGCCGAGGTCACCGCCAAGCTGATCGCCGGCCACGCCGAATTGGGTTTGATCCACCTGCCCGCCAGTGACAAACGCTTGCGCTACAAGGTGGTTGCCCAATACCAGGGCGCGATCGCGGTCCGGTTCGACGATCCATTGGCCGCCAAGGATATGGTGGCGATCGAGGAGTTGCGCGATCGCGATGTCGTCATCGACGTCGCGCGACCCAACCCCGTGGTGCTAGCCGGATTGACCCGCAATCTGAACCGCAAGGGCATCCACCGCATCGTCCGTACGACAAACCAGCGGGGCGGCGAGGTCGAGATGGCCACCCAGGTGTTCAATCGGCACCTCGTCGCGGTAGTCAGCTACGCGCCCGATTCGTTCATCGGCAAGATGTTCTCACCGCCGGAGTTCAAGCTGATCCCGGTGGACGAAAGCACCTGGGCACCGGTGCAAATCGCGCTTGCATGGGTACCCGAACGGCTTGGGGACCGGACTGGCGAGATCGAGTCGGCGGCCGACCGCATCGCTGACGGGCTGGGCCCGGTGCGCCGTGGTGCGTGA
- a CDS encoding HD domain-containing protein: protein MTNQQHAPSTAAAGDPAEWNLPDSEICSAALRLAIDVSPAFLTNHCVRSYIFGRELAAAKGLRSGVDYDDELVFLVCLLHDLGVTDYGLGDQRFEIDGADAAARFLRERAVPDDRVTTVWQAIALHTSVGLAERFGPVQSLSYLGISLDINGIDKDLLSPGFAERVHAAWPRQNLGYAITAAIADGTRSNPMKAPPFSFPAHIHSLINGGPPLRFLDLVAASGWGDQPLESPG, encoded by the coding sequence ATGACCAACCAGCAACATGCTCCGTCGACCGCCGCCGCAGGTGATCCGGCCGAGTGGAACCTTCCGGACTCCGAGATCTGTTCCGCGGCTTTGCGATTAGCGATCGACGTGTCGCCGGCCTTCCTCACCAACCACTGCGTCCGAAGCTATATCTTCGGGCGCGAGCTCGCCGCGGCCAAGGGGTTGCGCAGTGGTGTCGACTATGACGACGAGCTGGTCTTCCTGGTTTGCCTCCTGCACGACCTCGGCGTCACCGACTACGGTCTCGGCGACCAGCGGTTCGAGATCGACGGCGCCGATGCCGCGGCGCGCTTCCTTCGTGAGCGCGCCGTTCCCGACGATCGGGTCACCACGGTGTGGCAGGCCATTGCGCTGCACACCAGTGTCGGGCTGGCGGAACGGTTCGGCCCCGTACAGTCGCTGTCCTACCTCGGAATCTCGCTGGACATCAACGGCATCGACAAGGATCTGCTCTCGCCCGGGTTCGCCGAGCGGGTGCACGCCGCATGGCCCCGGCAGAACCTCGGCTATGCGATCACCGCGGCCATCGCCGACGGCACCCGGTCCAACCCGATGAAGGCGCCCCCGTTCTCGTTTCCCGCTCACATCCACTCGCTGATCAACGGTGGGCCGCCGCTCAGATTCCTCGACCTCGTCGCCGCCTCGGGTTGGGGGGATCAGCCCTTGGAGTCGCCTGGCTGA
- a CDS encoding CaiB/BaiF CoA-transferase family protein gives MSDTYDPPLLGTRIVDLTSGPMTAVGRLFADLGAQVMVVRVPGVTGDDVVGPRIDSVPIQTAINRHGLAELEVDAPTGPEFDGLLAGADILIENTRPGSAAEAALSVRGIRARHPSLVILSISDFGRDNDYSNWQGTGPVFHALSSELSRSGIPGREPLIPPAELPYQVAAAQAAVLTTAVYLDRLRTGEGDLIDFSVLDGAMQTLDPPFGSAGSASAGVAVSAQQRDFDAEQQRYPIIACKDGHVRICILARRQWQGMFTWMGSPNEFADPAYDKLGKRFRSPDLLAAIKRFCADKTRAELESQGQAHGVPTAAVLTLSEALNAAHFTARGFFRDVELGVGVVAPIPMGVSEIDGHRASALNIAPGHNIESPSNAPLLASRERRGQGLPLEGIRVLDLGVIVVGADSGRLFGDLGADVVKIEHSAHPDGLRIGKPTTMTQPFAAGHRNKRSIGIDMRTAEGREFAHRLVKLSDVVLTNYKPGVAEALGMDHATLRQINPGIVVVDSSAYGPTGPWAKRLGYGPLVRAAVGFTNLWTYPGEPETFCDTVTVYPDHVAARIGALSAIALLLRRERTGSGGSASISQAEVMLGHLAADIAADALRRGGRHRSDAPADDGVWGLFPAAGEDRWIAITVRDDADRKALRDVVGASESDERGAIRAWTLRHSHIEAMDKLQAAGVPAGAVMHADELPAWGYYEQRRAFREELHPHADVPFVMENVQIHCAHVADPPLLQAPLLGEQTAEIAVELLGLDPAEIEELHERGVLETPAVS, from the coding sequence ATGTCCGACACCTACGATCCACCGCTGCTCGGCACCCGGATTGTCGATCTGACCTCGGGCCCGATGACCGCCGTGGGACGACTGTTCGCCGATTTGGGCGCGCAGGTCATGGTGGTACGGGTGCCCGGTGTCACCGGCGACGACGTCGTCGGACCGCGCATCGACTCGGTGCCGATCCAGACCGCGATCAACCGCCACGGCTTGGCGGAGCTCGAGGTCGACGCGCCGACGGGGCCCGAGTTCGACGGGCTGCTCGCCGGTGCCGACATCCTGATCGAGAACACCCGACCGGGATCGGCGGCCGAAGCGGCGTTGTCGGTGCGCGGCATCCGCGCGCGGCATCCGTCGCTGGTGATCCTGTCGATCAGCGACTTCGGCCGCGACAACGACTATTCCAATTGGCAGGGCACCGGGCCGGTGTTCCACGCGCTGTCGAGCGAGTTGTCCAGATCCGGAATCCCTGGTCGAGAACCACTGATACCGCCGGCAGAGCTGCCCTATCAGGTGGCCGCCGCGCAGGCCGCCGTGCTGACGACTGCCGTCTATCTGGATCGGCTGCGCACAGGCGAGGGTGATCTGATCGACTTCTCGGTTCTCGACGGCGCGATGCAGACCCTCGATCCACCGTTCGGCTCGGCCGGAAGTGCGTCGGCCGGAGTTGCGGTGAGCGCGCAGCAGCGCGACTTCGACGCCGAACAGCAGCGCTACCCGATCATTGCCTGCAAAGACGGTCATGTCCGCATATGCATTCTTGCCAGGCGGCAGTGGCAGGGCATGTTCACCTGGATGGGCAGCCCGAACGAGTTCGCCGACCCCGCCTATGACAAGCTCGGAAAGCGTTTCAGGTCACCGGATCTGCTCGCAGCGATCAAGCGTTTCTGTGCGGACAAGACGCGCGCGGAGTTGGAGTCGCAGGGGCAGGCCCACGGCGTGCCCACCGCGGCGGTGCTGACGCTGTCCGAGGCATTGAACGCCGCCCACTTCACCGCGCGTGGTTTCTTCCGCGACGTCGAGCTGGGCGTGGGGGTGGTGGCCCCGATTCCGATGGGAGTCAGCGAGATCGACGGCCACCGCGCAAGTGCACTCAATATCGCGCCTGGCCACAATATCGAATCACCAAGTAATGCACCGCTTTTAGCGAGCCGGGAGCGTCGCGGCCAGGGTCTTCCGCTGGAGGGCATCCGCGTGCTGGACCTCGGTGTCATCGTCGTCGGCGCCGACAGCGGCCGACTCTTCGGCGACCTGGGTGCCGACGTCGTCAAGATCGAACACTCCGCGCATCCCGACGGCCTGCGGATCGGCAAGCCGACGACGATGACGCAGCCGTTCGCCGCGGGTCACCGCAACAAGCGCTCGATCGGCATCGACATGCGCACGGCCGAAGGCCGCGAGTTCGCGCACCGCCTGGTGAAGCTCTCCGACGTCGTACTGACGAACTACAAGCCAGGCGTCGCCGAGGCACTCGGGATGGACCACGCGACACTTCGGCAGATCAACCCCGGAATCGTCGTCGTCGACAGTTCGGCGTACGGCCCGACCGGACCCTGGGCCAAGCGGCTCGGGTACGGACCGCTGGTCCGCGCCGCCGTCGGATTCACCAACCTGTGGACCTATCCGGGCGAACCCGAGACGTTCTGCGACACCGTCACCGTCTACCCGGATCACGTCGCCGCCCGGATCGGCGCACTGTCCGCGATCGCCCTGTTGTTGCGCCGGGAACGCACCGGATCAGGCGGGTCGGCCAGCATCTCCCAGGCCGAGGTCATGCTCGGCCACCTCGCGGCCGACATCGCCGCCGATGCCCTGCGGCGAGGCGGGCGCCACCGGTCCGACGCCCCCGCCGACGACGGTGTCTGGGGGCTGTTCCCGGCGGCGGGCGAGGACAGGTGGATCGCGATCACCGTGCGCGACGACGCCGACCGGAAAGCACTGCGCGACGTGGTCGGTGCGTCGGAATCAGACGAGCGTGGCGCGATCCGCGCCTGGACGTTGCGGCACTCGCACATCGAGGCGATGGACAAGCTGCAGGCCGCAGGCGTACCTGCGGGCGCAGTGATGCACGCCGATGAGCTCCCCGCCTGGGGGTACTACGAGCAGCGGCGCGCGTTCCGGGAAGAGCTGCATCCGCACGCAGACGTCCCGTTCGTGATGGAGAACGTGCAGATCCACTGTGCCCACGTGGCGGACCCGCCGCTTCTGCAGGCACCGCTGCTGGGTGAGCAGACCGCCGAGATAGCCGTAGAGCTGCTCGGCCTCGATCCCGCGGAGATCGAGGAGCTGCACGAGCGCGGCGTGCTGGAGACTCCGGCGGTCTCGTAG
- a CDS encoding MFS transporter, giving the protein MTAAATAPPRPRSALGLMFDPVFGALFWGKMFAVVAVWTHGIVAAIVMYDATHSALMVGMVGVVQFGPQLILSPTSGKWADTGNPARQILLGRMMCVAGSGFAAVWLFADSDLKGMAIAIPVLIGSLLVGFGFVVGGPAMQSIVPNLIREGELSTAMALNSMPMTVGRIVGPATGAYLAAHLGSASGFAVSAALHLIFAIFLLVVTFPSPPERRAGTDFRVRTAIRYVWRDRPLLLALVAVTTVGIASDPSITLTPSMADELGGGTHLVGLLSASFGIGAAVGMTVLAIMGGRMASARVSSIGLVGLAAGCALLTIGTTSAVAMAGFALSGLGFGWAMTGLSTVVQERAPEELRGRIMALWLVGFVGSRPIAAVLLGGAADLVSVQAAFAVAAALTAVVALWCRPSNLVGRLPTRI; this is encoded by the coding sequence ATGACGGCAGCGGCCACCGCCCCACCGCGGCCCCGCAGCGCACTCGGGCTGATGTTCGACCCCGTCTTCGGGGCGCTGTTCTGGGGCAAGATGTTCGCCGTCGTGGCCGTATGGACGCACGGCATCGTCGCGGCGATCGTGATGTACGACGCGACGCATTCGGCGCTGATGGTCGGCATGGTCGGGGTCGTGCAGTTCGGACCTCAGCTCATCCTGAGTCCGACCAGCGGCAAGTGGGCCGACACCGGCAACCCCGCGCGTCAGATCCTGCTCGGCAGAATGATGTGTGTAGCCGGTTCAGGTTTCGCGGCGGTGTGGCTGTTCGCCGACTCGGATCTCAAGGGCATGGCGATCGCGATCCCCGTGCTCATCGGATCCCTGCTCGTCGGGTTCGGTTTCGTGGTGGGCGGCCCGGCGATGCAGTCGATCGTGCCGAATCTCATTCGCGAGGGCGAACTCTCGACCGCCATGGCGCTCAACAGCATGCCGATGACCGTCGGCCGCATCGTCGGGCCGGCAACCGGCGCCTACCTCGCCGCTCATCTCGGTTCGGCCTCTGGATTCGCCGTCAGCGCCGCGCTGCACCTCATCTTCGCGATCTTCCTGCTCGTGGTGACCTTCCCGTCGCCTCCCGAACGTCGCGCGGGCACCGACTTCCGCGTCCGCACCGCGATCAGGTACGTGTGGCGGGACCGTCCACTGCTGCTCGCGCTGGTCGCGGTGACGACCGTCGGGATCGCGTCAGATCCGTCGATCACGTTGACCCCGTCGATGGCCGACGAACTCGGCGGCGGCACGCATCTGGTCGGATTGTTGTCCGCGAGCTTCGGCATCGGCGCTGCGGTCGGTATGACGGTGCTGGCGATCATGGGGGGCCGGATGGCCTCTGCGCGGGTGTCCTCGATCGGTTTGGTGGGTCTGGCCGCCGGCTGCGCGTTGCTGACGATCGGAACGACGTCCGCCGTGGCGATGGCCGGATTCGCGCTGTCGGGTCTGGGTTTCGGCTGGGCGATGACCGGGCTGAGTACGGTCGTGCAGGAGCGCGCACCCGAAGAGTTGCGCGGCCGGATCATGGCGCTGTGGTTGGTCGGGTTCGTCGGCTCGCGGCCAATCGCCGCCGTACTGCTCGGCGGGGCCGCAGACCTGGTCAGTGTGCAGGCCGCGTTCGCGGTGGCCGCGGCGCTGACCGCGGTCGTGGCGCTGTGGTGCCGACCGTCGAATCTGGTGGGCCGTCTCCCCACCCGGATCTGA
- a CDS encoding class I SAM-dependent methyltransferase produces MLTGVSETALLTLNGRAHQARHPNAIIDDPMAIRVVDAIDFDFDKFGRRKGQEMALRSLAFDRATTQYLTQHPTATVVALAEGLQTSFWRLSSALPDAEFRWLTIDFQPIIDLRHRLLPASPRITSLAQSALDYSWMDRVDTGNGVFITAEGLLMYLQPDEAMGLITECARRFPCGQMIFDLPPVLVKKFAKKGLKSSKEYRVPPMPFSLSANQLADLANTVPGIRAVHDLPMPEGRGFVFKKLFPAFWQWRLTKQIRGAYTLLEFG; encoded by the coding sequence ATGCTGACCGGAGTCTCGGAGACGGCGCTGCTGACGCTGAACGGCAGGGCACACCAAGCCCGTCACCCAAACGCCATCATCGATGACCCGATGGCCATTCGGGTCGTCGATGCGATCGACTTCGACTTCGACAAGTTCGGCCGACGCAAGGGCCAGGAGATGGCCCTGCGGTCACTCGCCTTCGACCGCGCCACGACGCAGTACCTGACCCAACATCCGACCGCCACCGTGGTCGCGCTCGCCGAAGGCCTGCAGACGAGCTTCTGGCGCCTCAGCAGCGCGCTGCCCGACGCCGAATTTCGGTGGCTCACCATCGACTTCCAACCGATCATCGACCTGCGGCACCGTCTGTTGCCCGCATCGCCGCGGATCACCAGCCTTGCGCAGTCGGCGCTCGACTATTCATGGATGGACAGGGTGGACACCGGCAACGGCGTCTTCATCACTGCGGAGGGCCTGCTGATGTATCTGCAGCCCGACGAGGCAATGGGCCTGATCACCGAGTGCGCCAGGCGTTTTCCGTGCGGGCAGATGATCTTTGACCTGCCGCCGGTGCTGGTGAAGAAGTTCGCCAAAAAAGGCCTGAAGTCCTCCAAGGAGTACCGCGTTCCGCCGATGCCGTTCAGCCTGTCGGCCAATCAACTGGCCGACCTGGCCAATACCGTGCCCGGTATCCGGGCCGTACACGACCTGCCCATGCCCGAGGGCCGCGGCTTCGTGTTCAAGAAGCTTTTCCCGGCCTTCTGGCAGTGGCGGCTGACCAAGCAGATCCGCGGCGCCTACACGCTGCTGGAATTCGGCTGA
- a CDS encoding SDR family NAD(P)-dependent oxidoreductase: protein MTHRQRPLESGFTASSTADDVLRGLDLSGTNVIVTAGHVGLGLETTRALSKAGAAVTVAARHPDRAAAALDGMKNVDVDQLDLLDPESIDAFARRYLASGRGLHVLLNNAGIMGGDLVRDARGYEAQFATNHLGHFQLTLRLLPALRAAGHARVVNVSSGGHAFSDIRWDDPHFTTGYDGLLGYGQSKTANVLFAVELDRRWRAEGIRGYALHPGIAYGTSLGPSITDDELRAMGVLDDDGNPVVDPEHEFKTLQQGASTSVFAAAHPLLDDIGGVYLKDNDIAVLNESELRFEFGTEPLVLKGVAPHAVNPESARRLWDLSERLIA from the coding sequence ATGACTCATCGACAACGTCCCCTGGAATCCGGATTCACCGCATCCTCGACGGCTGACGACGTGCTGCGCGGCCTCGACCTGTCCGGCACGAATGTCATCGTCACCGCCGGGCACGTCGGACTCGGCCTCGAGACCACGCGCGCATTGAGCAAGGCCGGTGCGGCCGTCACCGTCGCGGCACGCCATCCCGATCGTGCGGCCGCCGCCCTCGACGGTATGAAAAATGTCGATGTCGACCAGCTGGACCTGTTGGACCCGGAGTCCATCGACGCCTTCGCCCGTCGGTACCTCGCATCGGGGCGTGGGCTGCACGTCCTGCTCAACAATGCTGGAATCATGGGCGGCGATCTGGTGCGTGATGCCCGCGGGTACGAAGCACAGTTCGCGACGAACCATCTCGGCCACTTCCAATTGACGTTGCGCCTACTACCTGCCCTGCGTGCGGCCGGCCACGCCAGGGTCGTCAACGTCTCGTCCGGCGGACACGCTTTCTCCGACATACGTTGGGATGACCCGCATTTCACGACCGGTTACGACGGTTTGCTCGGATACGGTCAGTCCAAGACGGCCAATGTCCTGTTCGCCGTCGAACTGGATCGGCGCTGGCGCGCCGAAGGCATCCGCGGCTACGCCCTGCACCCGGGTATCGCCTACGGAACTAGCCTTGGGCCCTCGATCACCGATGATGAATTGCGTGCAATGGGAGTTCTCGACGACGACGGGAACCCCGTCGTCGATCCCGAACACGAGTTCAAGACGCTGCAACAGGGGGCCAGCACCAGCGTTTTCGCGGCGGCCCACCCCCTTCTCGACGACATCGGCGGTGTCTACCTGAAGGACAACGACATTGCCGTACTCAACGAATCGGAGCTACGGTTCGAGTTCGGTACCGAGCCGCTCGTGTTGAAGGGCGTGGCACCGCATGCGGTCAATCCCGAGTCGGCGCGGCGGTTGTGGGATCTGAGCGAACGCCTGATCGCGTGA
- a CDS encoding MarR family winged helix-turn-helix transcriptional regulator gives MHIYVLQSRYDHLDELLTRLHVARQRPSWRRRLLDGNTVANVSTLRVLRAVEHAQQTGDGASISDVAEYMAVEHSTASRTVGAVVAAGLLTKEYATDDQRRCVLVLTDVGRKALATVTDRRRELVAETISDWPDADVDTLVALLDRLTERFEFSVGR, from the coding sequence ATGCATATATACGTGCTGCAATCGCGCTATGACCATCTCGACGAACTGCTGACGCGCCTTCATGTCGCGCGCCAGCGACCGAGTTGGCGGCGCCGTCTTCTCGACGGGAACACGGTCGCGAACGTTTCGACACTGCGCGTGCTGCGGGCGGTCGAGCACGCTCAGCAGACCGGTGATGGGGCCTCCATCAGCGACGTCGCGGAGTACATGGCCGTCGAACATTCGACCGCCAGCCGAACCGTAGGTGCTGTCGTCGCCGCCGGTCTGCTGACGAAGGAGTACGCCACCGACGACCAACGCCGATGCGTGCTGGTGTTGACCGACGTCGGCCGCAAGGCGCTCGCGACGGTGACCGATCGCCGCCGCGAACTGGTCGCCGAGACCATCTCCGACTGGCCCGACGCCGACGTCGACACCCTGGTCGCCCTGTTGGATCGACTGACAGAGCGATTTGAGTTCTCGGTGGGCCGATGA